From Cheilinus undulatus linkage group 18, ASM1832078v1, whole genome shotgun sequence, the proteins below share one genomic window:
- the LOC121526169 gene encoding synaptojanin-2-binding protein, translating into MNGSLHSSPNVVDIKLKRGPAGLGFNIVGGVDQQYVVNDSGIYVSKIKEDGAAALDGRLQEGDKILAINGVKLEDLTHKAVVELFRTAGEDVELRVLKKLSRHMNGPTGSRPEQESSVSSLGVLSVLAGAAAIVAFIYIRHLRKHF; encoded by the exons ATGAATGGCTCCCTGCACTCCTCACCTAACGTGGTGGACATAAAACTGAAGCGAGGACCGGCAG gcCTGGGATTCAACATAGTCGGGGGCGTGGATCAGCAGTACGTGGTGAACGACAGCGGTATTTATGTGTCCAAGATAAAAGAAGACGGAGCCGCTGCTTTAGATGGACGGCTGCAGGAGGGGGACAAAATCCTGGCG ATAAATGGAGTTAAGCTGGAGGATCTGACACATAAAGCCGTGGTGGAGCTGTTCAGGACGGCGGGGGAGGATGTGGAGCTGCGTGTTCTCAAAAAG TTATCTCGTCACATGAACGGACCCACAGGCTCTCGACCCGAGCAGGAATCTTCAGTGTCTTCTCTGGGAGTTCTCAGTGTGTTAGCAGGAGCTGCAGCAATCGTTGCATTCATTTACATACGCCACCTTAGGAAGCACTTTTAA